CCTACTCTGCCAGGTGGTTCTGGGTGGGTCTTAATGTCCAAAGGCCCTCCAaggtgtatgtgggggagggtcacCACTGAATCTTTGTCTCAGCCCAGAACCTGCACTCCTGCCACAGTGACCTTGGCCTTgtgtttatctttgcttttgcAGAAACGGAGCCTCCTGGAAGGGGTGAGGACTTTTGCCAGGGATGGTGTGGGGTGAAGTAGGGCAAGATGGAGCTGGTTGCCCAACAGCTAAAGAGGTGGGACATAACAGCAGGTCCCACACAGCTGTCCAACAGCTCACAGACCCCTGCTCTGGCAGACCCCCATGTGACTCAAGACCCCCAGGAAAGAGTGCCACAGAACCATGCCCTCTTGGACTACACCAGGTGCAGCCCAGGACAGCCGTTCCACCAGTCCTTCCTTCCACAAACACTCACCAAGCAGCTGTGGTCCCTAGGCTGGGCTGGGGACACACAGTGAATGGCCCTGTCACACCCTCACAAAGCATCCTCATATCCGTGGTTAACCCAGATGTCTCCCTAGAGTTTCCCTCAGGCCACTGAGTGCCCGTGGGAAAGAGGATATTGGGGTCATAAAGGCCCACTGCACGCATTCGCTTTTCCCTCAGCACTGGAAATAAGTGCATATTTGGGAGGTAGAATCAGGCAATTACCAAAGGACACAGTAAGAAAGTAGAGCATGATCTTTCCAAATGAAAGTGTGAAAGGTGAACAGGAAGAGCTAAACAGGTCTCTGACCCCACTGGGGCAGACCTGCAGAGACCTGGCATGGCTGGAGCACCTCAAGTGGAGGACACAGGACCTGCCTGGAGGAACTCGGAGCCACCGGAAGCACTGTCTGTCCTCAGGGTGATGGGCAGCACAGGAGGTTTTAAGTGGGAGGGCGAGAGGGTCACATTTGTTTCTTTACAAGGTCTCACTGGCTGCAAGCTGCATGGGAACTAATTACAGGGTTAAGCAGGCAGATCAGgaccctgcccctctctcccagcccttctccctccccctcccctctcctcttggCACAACATGAAGTTCCTTTTCATGGTGCAAAACTCCCCTCCCTAAGTGACTTCTTGCTGCTGAGCAACCAGTCAGGCTGAGCTAAGGAACTTGGGGGGCCCAGCAAATAGGGAGAAACAATGGCTGAATCAGACGTGGCCTCCGTTCTCCAAGAAGCCCCTGGTCTCTGCGGGCAGAGAGGTGCTCGGAAAGACAGGTGCATGCACAAGGCATTGGGACTGCCCAGGCTCCCATCGCCAAATGGTGGCCAATTGAACATGGGGATGGAGGAGGTCACCCAAGGTTCCAGCACGAGTGACTGGGACAATGGAGGGGTCACCTACCAGGCAGGGACTTTGCAATCTGTAAAAGAAGCTTGGAACAGGAGTGGCCAGGTTGAAGACTTGGCTTCCCAGTGGCCCAGGTTGGCAGGCCACCACTGCTGACTGCCATCCCCTCTCCCACAGGTGGTTGATGGCATTGAGGTCTACAGCACCAAGATCAGCTGCAAGGTGACCTCCCGCTTTGCTCACAATGTCGTCACCACAAGAGCCGTCAACCGGGCAGATGCCGCCAAAGAGGTTTCCTTTGATGTGGAGCTGCCCAAGACAGCCTTCATCACCAACTTCACCCTGTGCGTGCACTCAGGCTGCTGGATctgggctctgggaggagtctGGCCCAGCATGAGCTCCCCCAACTCTCTCTCCCTGCAGGACCATTGATGGTGTTACCTACCCTGGGAATGTCAAGGAAAAGGAAGTCGCCAAGAAGCAGTATGAAAAGGCTGTGTCCCAGGGCCAGACAGCAGGCTTGGTCAAGTGAGTATGGACCCCCAGGCTTTGGGGAGAATGCCTGGTGTGCAAGGGCTGCAAACAACAACCGCAGcagttattattatcattgcaAAATGTGTCCATAATTCTCACATTATCTCATTTTGAAGTTGAGGCGACCGAGGCTTAGAGTGGGTAGGTGACTCCCCCAAGGGGTTGGGACTTGAACCCAAGGCCCAGGACAGGTGGAGTTGTGCAGTCTGTAGGGCATCATTGTCTTGCACCCCCATGCAGGGCCTCTGGGCGGAAGTTGGAGAAATTCACAGTGTCAGTCAATGTGGCTGCGGGCAGCAAGGTCACGTTTGAGCTAACCTATGAAGAGCTGCTGAAGAGGCACAAGGGCAAGTACGAGATGTACCTTAAGATCCAGCCCAAACAACTGGTCAAGCACTTCGAGGTAATCAAGGACCCCTGCAGGCTCTGCTGAAACTGGGGCGGGGGACAGGATGGAGGTTTGGAGATGGGCCTCTGGGACGGAGCTTGGAGCAGGGCTACGACCACAGGCCCAGCTCTCAGCACTGGCTGAGGAAGCCTGGGGAATCACAGTGGTTCTGGCCCCAGCACCAGGGAcaagaggaggaggctgggctgcACCCACCCGGATCCTTGGGTTCTGGGCCCTTGGGGACATCACAGTGTCTCTGGGTAGCCAGTAACTGGTTATGTGCATTACCTACATTAGATATGAAACCCAAAGAAAAGCATTTGGTGGTAGAAACTGGACACCATCAGGCAGGCAGTGGGAGAGCTTTGGGGTCAGAGTACCATCAGCAGGTCATTCTCTTGGTGGGAGAAACCGGGTGTAGCTGCCACAGAGTTTTCCGAAAAGCTGGTCCCTGCACCATCACtgacccctctccttcccttggcCTTGTCCTGGAGGCTGGCCTCTGCACTGTCGCTGAGTAACATTTCCTCCCTTGTGGCCATTTCAGATCGAGGCAGACATCTTCGAGCCCCAGGGCATCAGCACGCTGGATGCTGAGGCCTCGTTCATCACCAATGATGTCCTGAACAGTGCCCTCACCAAGTCCTTCTcagggaaaaaggtgggacagaTGCCTctcaggcctgggggcaggggcagggacacagGTCCTAGCAGGACCCCTGAGCACTAGGGCTTGGCTGGTGCTAgtgagtgtgcgtgtgtctgCAGCCATCATTGTCTCCCTGGCCCCCTGGGTCAGCAGTGAGGTGCTGGATGCCGGGGGCTGCTTGCTGATGATGACCTGCCAGGGGAACTGACCTGCCACAGGGGCCTTCCCCAAGCCCCCAACCTGTTGtccccccctgccaccccccacctccatttCAGCAGGTGCTTGATTACCTTGAAGTGTTTCATCAGTTGCCTGGGCTGGAACTGGTGaccggtggggggagggggaaaccaGTTATAAAGCCTGACCTCATTCTACCTTGGGACGTGGGCAGGGAGGGTTACTGTCTGTTTTGCAGATAAGGAGACCGAGCCCAGAGAGAGTCATTTAGATCTACTGACTCCACACTGAGGGGTGGAAGATGAAAGGGAATTTTATTCTTGGTGCTGGTGGTTGACTCTGGTCCCCAAGCCCCTAGCTAGTCCAGGGTCTGGCTGGTTGTGGGAAGTGGATGCATAGATTTATACATGAAATGTAAACCCCAGTCATTCAGGACTTCCAGGGTGAGGCCCGAGGAGCACGCACTCAGAGGGCTGGTGGCTTCTGTAGCGcgtggccctgccccagccctctcctgcctccctgctctgcttcctccctcctccccctcccctgggcacCAACACATACCATCCAGCATGGAAGCTTCTTTACATGGTGCAAAACTCCCCTCCCTAAGTAGCTTCTCAGTGCTGAATGCCAAGTACACTGAGCCAAGGGACTTAGCTGAACAGGGAAAGACAAAGGCTGAATCAGACAAGGCCCTGCCCTCTGAGGTGCCCCTGATCTCCAGGGGGAGAGAGGTGCTCGAAAGGGCAGTGTGTGCTGGGTGGTGGCAGGGCCACCCAGGAGCTTGCCTCTGGGTTCCTCCCTGTGAGGGCTGTGCCTCGCTCCCTGGGGCACCCCCGGCTGAGGtctgcagtgggcagaccctggccaAGCTGAGCAAGGCTCTTCATTTCCCCACTCAGGGCCGTGTGTCCTTCAAGCCCAGCTTGGACCAACAGCGTTCATGCCCAAACTGTACAGACTCCCTCCTCAAAGGAGATTTCATCATCACCTATGATGTGAACAGAGCATCTCCGGCCAATGTGCAGGTACCTCCTCACTGGTTTTGTCAGGCTGGTCAATTCTGCCTCACAGTGGGGTGAAGACTGGTGTGGGAGTAGCTGCATGTAGTCCCTTCGTCATCCTGGATCCTCATTCCAAGTGTGGGTTTCCTGTCGGGCATGGGTGTGGAAGATAGCCCAGAGTTTGCGTGGCACACTCGGGAAGGTGGGAGTGAGCATATTCTTGACCTGCTGAGTGTCTGCTTCTATTCGCAAGAGCACCAACGTGCAGTTGCTAAAGCAACAGGGCCCTCCAGTCTGCCTCTCCCCTTTCCAGATAGTCAATGGCTACTTTGTGCACTTCTTCGCACCCCAAGGCCTTCCTGTGGTGCCTAAGAGTGTGGTCTTCGTGATTGATGTCAGCGGCTCCATGCATGGTCGGAAACTGGACCAGGTACTGTCCTCTGTGCAAGTAGGGGTGAGGAATCTAGGGGAGAGATTTCCTTGTCCAGTGGACAAAGCTGATATTTCCAgtgaaagaggagggaggggaacaggATAATTAAAGGCACAAAGCATCTGCCCCTCTCATTTCAGGCGGCAGGCTCCCTGTCACTAGCCTGGGCTGGGAAGCCACCAGGCTGTCTGCTGCTCCCTCTCCCAGCTTCTTGTCtgcttgtctttctccttcccagacCAAGGATGCTCTCCTCAAAATCCTGGAGGATATGAAACAGGAGGACTACCTGAATTTCATCCTGTTCAGTGGAGATGTGACCACTTGGAAAGACAATTTAGTTCAAGCCACTCCTGAGAACATCCAGGAGGCCAGGACGTTTGTGAATAGTATTCGTGATCAAGGAAGTAAGAACAGAGGGGGGTGCCCGCTCCCACTGCTTGTCTCTCCGCCTGAGCAGCCTGCTTTCCCCTCCTCAGGGCACAGACTTTGctggcccaggccctgcagaCCCTAGCTGCCGGTAGAGGTGGGAGTTAGGTGGGGGTCCTCAGGCTTGATATCAGGGTGTCTTTTCTGCCATCCAAGAAAAccccttctttctgtttttaacccATGATCATGGTGCCCCACAAATCCCAGCAAAATAAGGCTACAGAGAACCCTTATCATTGGCTGTTTCTTATGGAAAATCACAAGTGATGTCTTTACTGCTCCCCGATCGTCCCAGTGAGGGGGCTGGAAGGCCACCtgactattttccaaagtgtttttATAGGGGCCTAATGTCCCGAGCTCCTCTACCCCTGCCCCCTGAGCACCCATCCCACGGACCCCTTCCCACGGTGTTGTCATGTGCCAGTGACCAACATCAATGACGGGCTGCTGAGAGGCATCAACATGTTGAAGAAGGCTCGAGAAGAGAACATCGTCCCGGAGAGGAGCACCTCCATCGTCATCATGCTGACCGACGGGGACGCCAATGTTGGTGAGGCAGGTGGCCATGGCTGTGTATCCGAGCCACAGTGCCTGGCTGCCACTCCGGGCTCTGTAGCCTGCTTGCTGTAAGACTTTGGGCAGCTCTCCCCAGGATCCCCTGCAGACTGTGAGCCCCTGGAGAGTGGGGCTTGCCTCCCCCTGCCAgggctccccaccctctgccctaaAAAGGGCTCACGGCCATGACGCCACCAGTTCTGCACTTGCAGGGGTCAGATTTCTTCAGACAGACCTGGTCCAGGTGGTTGTTGTGAACACCCCTTTATCCTGCAGGTGAAAGCAGACCTGAAAAAATCCAGGAGAACGTGAAGAATGCCATCGGAGGCAGGTTCCCTTTATATAACCTGGGCTTTGGCCACAATCTGAATTATAACTTCCTGGACAGCATGGCCCTGGAGAACAATGGGTTTGCCCGGCGCATCTATGAGGATTCTGATGCCAACTTGCAGTTGCAGGTGTGCCTTGCTCGCGCCTGCCCCGGAACGAGGCGCTCACCCCTTGCTCTGGGAGCTGTTCCTCTTAGGTTGAAATCCACCTGTGGTCACCACTTACCCCGCAGTAATGGTTCTGGTTTTAGCCTCGGGCTACACAGAGCAGATCTGCTCCTTCCATGGGATTGCCAGATCAAATACAGGACATGGTTAAATATGAATTTCTgattaaaaatgagatatttgtTGGTGTAAGTCTTCCCTAAAGATTGCATAAGACACTGTTTCtgtgctggggctgccataacactGTTCTGGCAGCGGAACGGCTTAAACAATAGATGTTTActgtctcacatttctggaggctagaagtccaagatcaaggtgttgtcaGGCTTGGTTCCTTGTGAGGGCTTTAGAGGAGGAtcttccaggcctctctccttggcttggtGGTCatcttctccctgtctcttcatATCATCTTCCCTGGGTGTGTCTGTCTCAGGGTCCAAATTCCCCCttttcataaggacaccagtcctattggattGAGGTCCCTCCCaaagacctcattttaacttggttAGGTCTAAAAACACCCTAtccccaaataaggtcacatctgGAGGTACTAGGGGTAAGGGATTTAACCTATGTATTTGGGGATACACAATTCATCCCATAACAGACATACTTATGCTAAAACTTAACTTCTTGTTTACCTGACATTCAAGTTTAACTGCATGTCTTATATTTTGTTTCCCTAACCCTGGCAACCCCACTCCTTCCTGGCACAGGTAActgcacccctgcccctgcagggGAGCCCCCCAGGCATTCATCCCACCTGCTCCCATCCCATGCCCTGTCCTTCTCTCCTTACTTTCATGCCAACATTTTTTTAGTGCTTTCTATGTGCCAAGAGCTCTATCCTCACCTTCTGTGTTCTTCCTAGGCTGtgccggggtggggcagggagggctcccaCACACTGAAGGGCACAGGCGGGGCCACGCAGAAGTGGAGATGGGGCCGGGCCTGGCCGAGCCCATGCAGCTCGACAACCCTTGGAGGTGTCAGTGAGGGCACGCCCACGCTGTCCTCTCCGTGCCATCCCATCCTGGCGGCCTGAGGTGACTGGGTCCCTGCTCTGGACTCCAGGGCTTCTATGAGGAGGTGGCCAACCCTCTGATGACAGGGGTGGAGGTGAAGTACCCTGAGAACGCTATCCTGGACCTCACCCAGAACACGTACCCGCACTACTATGATGGCTCTGAGATCGTGGTGGCTGGACGCCTGGTGGACGAGGACATGAACAACTTTAAGGCGAATGTGGCAGGTCATGGGGTGAGCTGGGCTGGGGCTAGCTGTGGGTTGGGGATGGAGGGCAGCACCTGTGGAGTCTGTGCCTACTGGCCGATGGTCTAGCAGTGGCGGCCCCTGGACCGGGGCCGCCAGGGTCCAGGCCTCCATTCCCCaagcctctccctttctccttccctggcccAGGCCATCAATGACCTGaccttcacagaggaggtggacGTGAAGGAGATGGAGAAGGCCCTGCAGGAGCAGGACTACATTTTTGGGAACTACATCGAGCGGCTCTGGGCCTACCTCACCATCGAGCAGCTGCTAGGGAAACGGTGACCTTGGCCCAGCCTTcacccagccaggccccaccTCAGGCCCCCACCTCAGGCCCCCAGCACTGCCCCAGCATCACCCTGTGCAGGGCTCTGCTCTGGGTGTCCCCAAGAGGAAGAGGACTGGGCCACACCCCAAGAAGCACACCCCAGACACATTCCTAgctgccctgcccccttcctgccTAGCTCCTTGAATGTTGTTCCAGGGGCAGAGCCAGCCTGGCatctgggggtgggagtggagaggcTGAAGGGTGGGGTTCGGCCCTTGGTCCCCAGAAGGTGGGGCCTGGGCCCACTTGAGAGGGCCATGCCGGCCTTCTTTCAGGTGGGACCAGCCTATAAGGTACCTGGTGCGGAGCGGGGCCCATGCTGATCACTCATCACGAAGGAGTGCTGCAGTGGCCATTTCAAGCCCCTTCTATTTTATAggttgggaaactgaggcccctcAGAGAAGAAGCACAGCCTATCCATCTGTCCCAGGGAACTGCAAACCAGTTTTTTTCTGAGCACTGATAGGCTGCGCTGAGGCTCCTGGACTGGTGCTGGGAGTCAgagcaggggaaggtggggagggcagacctCCAGGTTGACCTTCTCACCACTTCCCTCCCTATAGCAAGAATGCCCATGGGGATGAGAAGGAGAATCTCACAGCCCAGGCCCTGGACCTGTCCCTCAAGTACCACTTTGTGACTCCACTGACCTCTATGGTGGTGACCAAGCCTGAGGACCATGAGAACAAGATGGCCCTTGCCAACAAGCCTGGGGAAGGTGGGCACAGAGAGTGAAGGCCAGAACTCAGAGGCTTTCCTCCAGGACTTGGGCCTTAGGGGCCCTGAAGAGGagtgggccaggctggggagaCCCAGACCCACTGAAGAGGAGCTGGCCCAGAAGGCACTGAAGGGAAACTGGGAAAGGAAGGCCTGGGAGGGTGTTGTTGGGGGTGGTGAAGCCGTcagcatggacaatggggtgtgAGCTGAACAGGGGCTTCCGAGTCTCTAAAGGGATATGAATACAGGGGTGAGTAACCTTCCCAAAGTAATTTCCAGGGAAGGGACTTAGGCCACAACATGGAGAGGCCCAGCTGGACCAGAGGAAGCACTCCCAGCCTTAAAACTAAGCCTGGAGCATGTGCCTGGGGATTGCGAGAAGAAAGGGCTGTGAGAGCTGGAGGCTGGGACCAGGCCCACTCACCACACCCCAAGAGGGGATTCCTGAGTGTCCCCGCAACTGGGCACAGGAGGTGCAGGGTTGGCattgggaggcaggggaggcaaaCAGCTGGTCTGAGTCAGGCCAGGAGCTCCTGGTTCCAGCAAACACCCCATGGGAGCACGGCTGGCTGATGGGAGGCCCACAGCCTGGGGCTGGTTGGATGGACAGGCAGCAAGGTGGCTGCATTGGCCAGCAGTCTGTGGCTTCTAACACATTTCTTCTATTCTCCCTCACAGGGCTTGCGGATGCAGGTGAGCTTCAGCTAGCAGTGGGATGGGTGTCCCAGGATGGGGACAAGAGAGAATAAGGAGACCTTTCCAAACATGCTGGAGGTGCCCAGCCTCAGAAGGAGCCCTCAGGACACCCAGGCTCAGGTCCCAGTTCTACAGCCACTCATGAGCAACCTTGGGCCAGGCTCTGCCCCTCTTTGGGCCTCAGGGCCCTTGTCAGTTGACTGGGGATTGCTTCCTCTGCCCAAGGAGGGACAGCATGAGAGTATTATATGACTCTCAAGATGGGCATTGTCCCACATCAGCCACTCACACTCCATTATTCCCACAGACGCCCTCTGAGGGAGTCGTCTTATGGTTCCCACTTTActgtgaggaaaccgaggcacagaggtTAAGGCTTTTTGCTCAGGGACTCTCTCAGCAGGTGGCTGAGCCAGAACTTTGGCCCAGGCAGCCTGGTTATAGTGCCCAAGCTGGAATTCACAGCACCCTGTGCCTCTCTTACCATAAAATTGGAACCTCACCTCCCACACGCCCACCACCACCAGGCAGggcttccccagcccctgcctgcctgcctcgcCTCCATCAGTACAGGTTGTTCTATCCAAGCAGCGCATTTGGACTGGGTCATGGCTTTGCCCTTAGAACAGCCATATCAAGTATACAGTCACTGGTGCATATGTGCACAtgataagtgtgtgtgtgtgttttattacCAAGGACAATAGACAGCTGTgagcctcaccccaccccaatTGGGTGGAGGTCAAGGGCAGAGGACAATATCTGTTGTAAGCATTACTCATGACAGAGTAGCTGACCATCTAATGGCTTGCGTTTTAGTGGTACCAAAATGCCATGCCCTTGGCCTTAAAGCAACGCCCGCATTACCACCAGCCCTAGCAAGGAGTTCCCTGGACATTTCCATAGCCTAGGCCTAAGGGTCCCGTCCCTGCTCTCTATCTGTCATGGTTGGGGTTTCACTGGACACCAGTAGCCCCAAGACAGGCAGGAggcatgggggctggggagaggggcacCCTAGGCTCCACTCATGATTGctgtctggcttctttttttcAGTGATCCCCTCCACGGCTTACCTGAGTGAGTATACGCTGCTGCCACAGTCCCCTGTCTAGAAAATGGCCCACAGGCGTCCTCCTAAGTCAGCTCTCTGGGACAGGCAGATGGTGGGATCCTGAGCAGAGGGGGTGGCTGGGCGGGTGTTGAGAGTAatagggagcagagagggggccaTGAATCAAACTCTGGGCGAAGTCCTGGTGCCTCCCCAGCCCAATCATCCTgtttatccctctctccctttgtGTCCACAGACAGCTACAACCCTCCTTCACCACCTTCCTACTATGGTGAGTTCCCCAGTTCCTCCTGGGGCAaggctcagggcccagggcccagggcccagcacctccTGCCTGTCTAGGAGTCCATCCTACAGGGGCCAGAGGGTGAGGAGAGGCCCCAGGAACAGTGAGAGGCCCGGGACCCAGGCCTTTCTCTGATGTGCCTTCAGTGGATGGGGACCCCCACTTCATCATCAATGTCCCAGAGAAAGATGATGCCATCTGCTTCAACATCGATGAAGACCCAGGCACAGTGCTGCGCCTCATTCAGGACCCCATcacaggtgggggctgtgggCCGGGGCCAGAGGCTCTTCCTGGGAAGGCCTGGACACCCCCAGGGTAGGCATATGGACTAGGTCATCACTGCCCATAAGGCACCCACCTTCATATGCAGATTGCATGCTGGATGGGGCTGTCCAGGACTATGGGCTAACCAAGTCCCCCAGGGGCCAGTGTGTTTGGGAGATGGTTAGAATTAAGGGCAGCCTGGCCCTGAGCCCAGCCTATATCTGGGGAATAGTTTTTCTTTAATGCTACTCCCTTGTCCAGGCAAGAGGCAGGTCTACAATGTGGGCCCTCAGCCACCGACATGACCCAAGAGTGTCTAGGAACAGATAGTGTTAGCTCCAAAGTTCTGCTCTCTTCTCGGCACCTCCACTTTACTGCTTCCCACCACAGCTGGCTGGGGGAAGGAACATCCTTTGAAGGCCAGCTGCACCCAGGAGATCTCACTGGTCTCTTACTGCCCGTGTCTCTGGCAGGCTTCACAGTTAATGGGCAGATCATCAGTGACAAGAGAGACAGCTCTAACTCCGAGACCAGAAAGACTTACTTTGGCAAACTGGGCATTGCTAACGCTCAGATGGACTTCCGGATTGAGGTGACTCCTGAGAAGATTACCCTGTGGAATGGGGCTGCACAGAGCACATTCAGCTGGCTGGACACAGTCACGGTCACGCAGAATGGGTAAGGCCCCACTACTGGGCCTCTGAGGGGCACTGTGGTCCTATGATCTAAGGAGGCCCGAAGGGTTTGGAGAAACCCCAGGGCAGTAGAGCCATAAGGGGTCGCAGGGGAGACCGGTGGCTTCAGGGATCAGCCCCTGCCCAGGAGGAGGGTGACTATGGTAGACCCCAAACAACCCCTAGGTGCCCTGTCAGAGTTGGTAGCTGAGGACCAGTCATAGGGCTGACCTTGAGGGAAGGGCTGCATGGATGAAAGTTTTAGGTGCGCGTGGCAATCTGATAATAACAATAATCCTACTTGCATCTTCTCTGGCTGAACTGACTTGTTTCCAAACTCCTCAGCCTCTCCTATACCTGTGGATTACTCAGAACCTAGTGGTCAGGACGGGAGTGTTACTcccactgaggctcagagaggggcagaacatgcccaaggtcacacaggaagccAGTGGCTGAGCTAGGACTCAGCCCCAGGCCTCCCGGTTCCCAGGACAGTCCCCTCTCCTGTTTACAGAAGTGCCAGGACGCACTCAGTGAGGGGTGTCATCGGCACGTGTGAGGTGTCTTTTCCCCAACACCCATGGTAGTTTCTGGAGTCTGTGCTCTCAGGTGCCATGTACAGGGAAGGCCCTGCCAAGATGTCCTTGATTCAGATGCCCGGTGTCATGGCCACTGTGTCCCTTGctgcccccttttctctcctagGCTGTCCGTGATGATCAACAGGAAGAAGAACATGGTGGTCTCCTTTGGAGATGGGGTGACCTTTGTGGTGGTTCTGCACCAGGTGTGGAAGAAACATCCCGTTCACATTGACTTTCTGGGCTTCTACGTGGTGGACAGTCACCGGATGTCAGCGCAGACACACGGACTGCTGGGTACGGAACATTCAAGCTTCAGGCTGTtcacagggcagagggaaaagccGTGTGAAAGGCCATCCTAGTCACCCCAGACCCAGTACTCAACACCCCATTCAGCCTCCGCCTTGACCTTGGAAGGCCAGAGGCTGTGCTACCTGGGGTGTTGGCAGGGACTGACAGTGTGAATGCTTTTATTTCCAGGACAATTCTTCCATCCCTTTGATTTTAACGTGTCTGACATCCACTCAGGCTCCGACCCCACAAAGCCACAGGCCACGATGGTGGTGAAGAACCATCAGCTGACAGTCACCAGGTGAGGGAACTCATCTGACATCTCTCCCTGCCCAGTAACAAGCCAGGAGGAAAGAGCCCTCTCTGCCCATACACATCGGCCCAGCAGGCTCTTGTCTTCTGTGGGGCACCCTCACTTCCCTCTGGGATCTTGGCCCCCTTTAGGGCCCTCCAAGTCACAAAAAGGCCAAGTTTGGCCCCCTAGAAGAAGTAATTATGCAACCTCATTCCTGATCGAAGAGTTCTGGACTCCTGGAATTAGCAACTGCACTCCCTCTGTCGACAGTAGGTCGATGCATGTGGCCACTATCTTGCCCTCTCTGTGCATCACggcatctctctcttttttgcagGGGCTCCCAGAAAGACTACAGCAAGGATGTCAGAGATGGCACCAAGGTGTCCTGCTGGTTCGTCCACAACAACGGCCAAGGGCTGATTGATGGAGTCCACAGCGACTACATTGTCCCTGACCTGTTCTGAGATGGCTGGTCCAGCTCGCCTAGCACCTGGAACAGAGCCGAGCCTGGGGGGTGGCAACAATAAAGGCTGAGGTGGAGACCAGACTGCTGCCAGCCTCTGCATgcctccctgagcccctgctCTGGGGACACCAGCCAGTCCTGTGGCAGCTCGAAGGAAGGGCTGGCTTCTAGGAAGGCAACTTCCTGGGTCTCCCCAGCAGTGGTCCTGAATGATGGGGCTGGTTGGGGTAGCACTCCAGGGAGTCAAATGTATGATGGTTCgggaaggaaaaaatcaagagCTGACCCTGGAGTAAACAGGCTctgagaaggagggaagggctgaATGCACCTCAGAGCCCAGGGG
This DNA window, taken from Phyllostomus discolor isolate MPI-MPIP mPhyDis1 chromosome 7, mPhyDis1.pri.v3, whole genome shotgun sequence, encodes the following:
- the ITIH3 gene encoding inter-alpha-trypsin inhibitor heavy chain H3 isoform X1 codes for the protein MASAWWPCLILALLSGSVAFGFPRSPSRLLEKRSLLEGVVDGIEVYSTKISCKVTSRFAHNVVTTRAVNRADAAKEVSFDVELPKTAFITNFTLTIDGVTYPGNVKEKEVAKKQYEKAVSQGQTAGLVKASGRKLEKFTVSVNVAAGSKVTFELTYEELLKRHKGKYEMYLKIQPKQLVKHFEIEADIFEPQGISTLDAEASFITNDVLNSALTKSFSGKKGRVSFKPSLDQQRSCPNCTDSLLKGDFIITYDVNRASPANVQIVNGYFVHFFAPQGLPVVPKSVVFVIDVSGSMHGRKLDQTKDALLKILEDMKQEDYLNFILFSGDVTTWKDNLVQATPENIQEARTFVNSIRDQGMTNINDGLLRGINMLKKAREENIVPERSTSIVIMLTDGDANVGESRPEKIQENVKNAIGGRFPLYNLGFGHNLNYNFLDSMALENNGFARRIYEDSDANLQLQGFYEEVANPLMTGVEVKYPENAILDLTQNTYPHYYDGSEIVVAGRLVDEDMNNFKANVAGHGAINDLTFTEEVDVKEMEKALQEQDYIFGNYIERLWAYLTIEQLLGKRKNAHGDEKENLTAQALDLSLKYHFVTPLTSMVVTKPEDHENKMALANKPGEGLADAVIPSTAYLNSYNPPSPPSYYVDGDPHFIINVPEKDDAICFNIDEDPGTVLRLIQDPITGFTVNGQIISDKRDSSNSETRKTYFGKLGIANAQMDFRIEVTPEKITLWNGAAQSTFSWLDTVTVTQNGLSVMINRKKNMVVSFGDGVTFVVVLHQVWKKHPVHIDFLGFYVVDSHRMSAQTHGLLGQFFHPFDFNVSDIHSGSDPTKPQATMVVKNHQLTVTRGSQKDYSKDVRDGTKVSCWFVHNNGQGLIDGVHSDYIVPDLF
- the ITIH3 gene encoding inter-alpha-trypsin inhibitor heavy chain H3 isoform X2; amino-acid sequence: MASAWWPCLILALLSGSVAFGFPRSPSRLLEVVDGIEVYSTKISCKVTSRFAHNVVTTRAVNRADAAKEVSFDVELPKTAFITNFTLTIDGVTYPGNVKEKEVAKKQYEKAVSQGQTAGLVKASGRKLEKFTVSVNVAAGSKVTFELTYEELLKRHKGKYEMYLKIQPKQLVKHFEIEADIFEPQGISTLDAEASFITNDVLNSALTKSFSGKKGRVSFKPSLDQQRSCPNCTDSLLKGDFIITYDVNRASPANVQIVNGYFVHFFAPQGLPVVPKSVVFVIDVSGSMHGRKLDQTKDALLKILEDMKQEDYLNFILFSGDVTTWKDNLVQATPENIQEARTFVNSIRDQGMTNINDGLLRGINMLKKAREENIVPERSTSIVIMLTDGDANVGESRPEKIQENVKNAIGGRFPLYNLGFGHNLNYNFLDSMALENNGFARRIYEDSDANLQLQGFYEEVANPLMTGVEVKYPENAILDLTQNTYPHYYDGSEIVVAGRLVDEDMNNFKANVAGHGAINDLTFTEEVDVKEMEKALQEQDYIFGNYIERLWAYLTIEQLLGKRKNAHGDEKENLTAQALDLSLKYHFVTPLTSMVVTKPEDHENKMALANKPGEGLADAVIPSTAYLNSYNPPSPPSYYVDGDPHFIINVPEKDDAICFNIDEDPGTVLRLIQDPITGFTVNGQIISDKRDSSNSETRKTYFGKLGIANAQMDFRIEVTPEKITLWNGAAQSTFSWLDTVTVTQNGLSVMINRKKNMVVSFGDGVTFVVVLHQVWKKHPVHIDFLGFYVVDSHRMSAQTHGLLGQFFHPFDFNVSDIHSGSDPTKPQATMVVKNHQLTVTRGSQKDYSKDVRDGTKVSCWFVHNNGQGLIDGVHSDYIVPDLF